The Tripterygium wilfordii isolate XIE 37 chromosome 4, ASM1340144v1, whole genome shotgun sequence genome has a window encoding:
- the LOC119997740 gene encoding bidirectional sugar transporter SWEET1-like, producing MEDIARLLIGIFGNASALFLFLAPTITFKRIIRSKSTEQFSGIPYVMTLLNCLLSAWYGLPFVSKGNILVAIINGTGAAIEIIYVLLFIFYAPKKEKAKILGLFTAVLAVFSAVALISLFVLHGKTRKLSCGFAATVFSIIMYGSPLSIIRMVIKTKSVEYMPFFLSLFVFLCGTSWFVFGLLGGDPFVAVPNGFGSGLGAIQLILYAIYRNNKKATIDESLEEMKLPKEKQCSRNGGDEQV from the exons ATGGAGGATATCGCGCGTTTATTGATTGGAATCTTTG GAAATGCAAGTGCTCTCTTTCTGTTCTTGGCACCCAC AATTACGTTTAAGAGGATCATAAGAAGCAAATCAACGGAGCAATTCTCTGGAATCCCATACGTGATGAccttgctcaactgtctccttTCTGCGTG GTACGGTCTTCCATTTGTGTCAAAAGGCAACATCTTGGTTGCCATAATCAATGGCACAGGAGCAGCCATTGAAATCATATATGTGcttctcttcatcttctatGCACCAAAGAAGGAGAAAGCCAAAATCCTTGGACTTTTCACAGCAGTACTCGCTGTGTTCTCGGCCGTGGCGTTGATCTCATTGTTTGTCTTGCATGGCAAGACCAGGAAGCTCTCCTGTGGATTTGCTGCCACGGTTTTCTCAATCATCATGTACGGCTCACCTCTGTCAATCATA AGGATGGTGATTAAGACCAAGAGTGTGGAGTACATGCCTTTCTTTTTGTCACTGTTTGTGTTCTTGTGTGGCACTTCATGGTTTGTGTTTGGACTACTTGGTGGCGACCCATTTGTTGCT GTGCCGAATGGATTCGGGTCGGGTCTCGGTGCGATCCAGTTGATTCTATATGCGATTTACCGGAACAACAAAAAGGCCACCATTGATGAGTCTCTGGAAGAGATGAAACTTCCAAAGGAGAAGCAGTGCTCacgaaatggtggtgatgagcAAGTGTAA